A region from the Kryptolebias marmoratus isolate JLee-2015 linkage group LG9, ASM164957v2, whole genome shotgun sequence genome encodes:
- the ppid gene encoding peptidyl-prolyl cis-trans isomerase D yields the protein MSHPTPSAKPSNPENPRVFFDVDIDEERAGRIVLELFANITPKTAENFRALCTGEKGIGKLTGKPLHFKGCPFHRIIKKFMIQGGDFSNHNGTGGESIYGEKFEDENFHYKHDKVGLLSMANAGPNTNGSQFFITTVSTPHLDGKHVVFGQVLKGMGIVKMLESIETNDDVPVKPCVVADCGEHKDGDSWGSAPSDETGDAHPDFPEDSDINFKDVDKVLSVAEDVKNIGNVLFKNQDWKAAVNKYSKALRYLEMSGEQLEEEEEAQKKLEPTALSCFLNTAACKLRMQLWQEALDSCNEALELNQTNTKALFRRAQAWQGLKDYDKAMSDLKKAQEVAPEDKAITNEMKKVHHKIQEEKEREKKIYAKMFA from the exons atgtctcacCCAACACCGTCCGCAAAACCTTCAAACCCCGAGAACCCCCGCGTCTTTTTCGATGTTGACATTGATGAAGAAAGAG CTGGCCGAATCGTTCTGGAGCTGTTTGCCAATATCACCCCCAAGACTGCGGAAAACTTCAGAGCGCTCTGCACCGGGGAAAAAGGCATCGGAAAACTGACAGGGAAGCCGTTGCACTTCAAGGGATGCCCGTTCCACAGAA TCATCAAGAAGTTCATGATCCAGGGAGGAGATTTCTCTAACCACAATGGCACTGGGGGCGAGAGCATCTACGGGGAAAAGTTTGAGGATGAAAACTTTCACTACAAG CACGACAAAGTGGGTCTGCTAAGCATGGCCAACGCCGGGCCGAACACCAACGGTTCGCAGTTCTTCATCACTACTGTCTCAACGCCACACCTGGATGGAAAACACGTGGTCTTTGGACAAGTGTTAAAAGGAATGGGGATTGTAAAAATGCTGGAGTCCATTGAAACCAATGACGATGTGCCTGTGAAG CCTTGTGTCGTAGCTGACTGCGGCGAGCATAAGGACGGGGACAGCTGGGGCTCGGCACCAAGTGATGAAACCGGAGATGCCCACCCAGACTTCCCCGAGGACTCCGACATCAACTTTAAAGAT GTCGACAAAGTTCTGTCAGTCGCCGAAGATGTGAAGAATATTGGAAACGTCCTTTTTAAGAACCAAGACTGGAAAGCTGCAGTCAACAAATACAGTAAAGCCCTCAG GTACTTGGAGATGAGTGGAGAGcaactggaggaggaggaggaggcccagaAGAAGCTGGAGCCCACAGCACTCAGCTGCTTCCTGAACACAGCTGCTTGTAAACTGAGGATGCAGCTGTGGCAGGAAGCTCTGGACAGCTGCAACGAG GCTCTTGAACTGaaccaaacaaacactaaaGCACTTTTCCGAAGAGCCCAGGCCTGGCAGGGACTGAAGGACTACGACAAAGCCATG TCTGATCTAAAAAAAGCTCAGGAAGTTGCTCCAGAAGATAAAG